ctcaatagattcattttactgtgttattttagtgtactatatgctgctctcagggctgcagtactcaatagattcattttactgtgttattttagtgtactatatgctgctctcagggctgcagtactcaatagattcattttactgtgttattttagtgtactatatgctgctctcagggctgcagttctcaatagattcattttactgtgttattttagtgtactatatgctgctctcagggctgcagtactcaatagattcattttactgtgttattttagtgtactatatgctgctctcagggctgcagtactcaatagattcatgttattttagtgtactatatgctgctctcagggctgcagtactcaatagattcattttactgtgttattttagtgtactatatgctgctctcagggctgcagtactcaatagattcattttactgtgttattttagtgtactatatgctgctctcagggctgcagtactcaatagattcattttactgtgttattttagtgtactatatgctgctctcagggctgcagtactcaatagattcattttactgattttagtgtactatatgctgctctcagggctgtgttattttagtgtactatatgctgctctcagggctgcagtactcaatagattcatatcgctgttattttagtgtactatatgctgctctcagggctgcagtactcaatagattcattttactgtgttattttagtgtactatatgctgctctcagggctgcagtactcaatagattcattttactgtgttattttagtgtactatatgctgctctcagggctgcagtactcaatagattcatatctactgctgttattttagtgtactatatgctgctctcagggctgcagtactcaatagattcattttactgtgttattttagtgtactatatgctgctctcagggctgcagtactcaatagattcatatttTAGTGTAttctgctctcagggctgcagtttactgtgttattttagtgtactatatgctgctctcagggctgcagtactcaatagattcattttactgtgttattttagtgtactatatgctgctctcagggctgcagtactcaatagattcattttactgtgttattttagtgtactatatgctgctctcagggctgcagtactcaatagattcattttactgtgttattttagtgtactatatgctgctctcagggctgcagtactcaatagattcattttactgtgttattttagtgtactatatgctgctctcagggctgcagtactcaatagattcatatcgctgttattttagtgtattttgctctcagtgtactatatgctgctctcagggctgcagtactcaatagattcattttactgtgttattttagtgtactatatgctgctctcagggctgcagtactcaatagattcatatcgctgttattttagtgtactatatgctgctctcagggctgcagtactcaatagattcattttactgtgttattttagtgtactatatgctgctctcagggctgcagtactcaatagattcatatcgctgttattttagtgtactatatgctgctctcagggctgcagttctcaatagattcattttactgtgttattttagtgtactatatgctgctctcagggctgcagtactcaatagattcatatcgctgttattttagtgtactatatgctgctctcaggctgcagtactcaatagattcatatcgctgttattttagtgtactatatgctgctctctgCAAATGTAGTACTGAGTAGTACTACTTTTTTAaccattttatttgatttttttctagGCAAATGGAGAATATTTGGCTTGAAGGGATAAGGCGAAAGTTAAAGAAATTAAGGGATGTCAGAGTCATTCAAGAGGTCATACCTTTTTCTGGGGAGGAGACTGATTTCATGCAGGGTTACATTAAGAAACTGGAGGAGGAAACCAAAAGCACCTTCAAGTCCGCTGTGTCTACTCATAAAGACTACTTTTACTTTGCATGTGAAAGATCGACCAAAGCAAGTGGGAAAAGCAAAGGAGAACCTACAAAGACAAGAGCTAATTCCTGCAAAGCTTATGtgtcatttaaaataatcaaagaTGGTAGTTTTACAGGTGCTGTGGTCAACAAAATGCTTCAACACAACGGACATGATGTGTGCATGAAAGAAGAGGGCGTAAAAAATCGCATTGACCCAGAGCTATTGACCTTCATTGAAATGTGGCTTGATCAAGGACTGTCAATTTCAGAAACCCTTTTAAAATGCGTGGACTGGGCAGAACGTCATGGACATATGGACAAATATAATCGGCGATATTATGTTACACCTGAAGATATACGATTGATCAAGAAGACCAGTAATGCTCTTAGTTTTCCTGATGCGAAAGACTGCATTAGTGTGGACAAGCTGATCACATCGGAGCTGCAGGAACACATTTGTTACTACCAGCCTTTGAGTGAAAATCAACCACTTATAATTGTAGTGCAGACACCCTGGCAAAAGGATATACTTAGAGAACATCCCCATACCATGGTATTCATGGACGCTACTTACAAAGCCATGACATCATATGGTTATGCATTTTATGCTCTTCTTTTGACCAACAGTATTGGAAGAGCAGTCCCATTTGCTTACTTTATTATTAGTGAGGAATCAGCGGACATACTTGCTCTCTGCTTGGAAAAGCTTGTAAATCACAACCCTGGATTTCTTCCCAGGTAAGAAGTTAAAAACATAGTAGAGTCAGTAGTAGTTTGGCAGCAAAGTGTGCTGATGTATTGAGGTATTTCTATGTACAGACATTACTATTGGATTAAATACTGCACACTGTAAACTACCTTTTTACAAAAGCTGTTCATTTTTACAGAATCTACAGATGTTGACGTATCTTCATTAATTCTCAATTCCTTATCATGTAGGTCGATAATGATTGACCGTGACCTTAAGGAACTCAATGCCATAAGAAGAGTTTTTCCAACAGCCAAGGTTCTTCTTTGCTGGTTTCATGTACTCCAGGTAGGTTTATTAAATCTTTTGTACTGGAAAAAGACCTATTCATTTTACAGacctattcattttaaaaatacaattataattcAAATGCCATTATAACTATagcttttgaatgtttttgtagGCTGTACATAGGTGGATGGTTAAAAGAGATGGAGGGAACTTGCCAGTGAATCAGCGGAATCTTGTGATTCAAGCAATGGTGGCAATGAAATCCTGTTTAACGgtaatatttttatatcataaatCACTTTATTCTTTAGAAATcatttcagtacatggaaataaatCTTGAGTTGTTTACTATAGATTTCAATGGGATTGGTCAAATTTATgtgtattatgatttttaatgaattgtcttttaaaaatgttcccacaaaaaaattaaaatcattctttactaaccctcatgtaAATCCAaattcaaaagatttttttttccacaatagAATATGGAAGTGTTTTGTACCCATTAAGTTTCATTGCATGAAAAAAACAATCTTCAAAATATACATTGTGTTCCACTGAGGAAAtagtcatataggtttggagtgacacaaaatgacaattttcaattttgggagaactacccctttaaatgTGCGTAAACTTAAGGTGGCATAACTCTACAATGTTGTGTCTTTTTCTTTACAGGAAGAAGAGTTCAACAGCATGTCATCCAGAAAGTGTGAAGAGCTCGATACATGTCTTGGTAGTTCTCATGTATCAACCTACCTCAAGAATCAGTGgatttgttttggtgatttatGGTCCAATTTTGGCAGGTCATTTTATCACCATAACAGCGAAACCAACAACAAGGCAGAGAGGTCAGCTACTAAAATTATAACATCATGCcctaaaatcacattttaaataacATGATATCCAGGACACATATTCATTAAGGATATTTTAAGTTTCTTAACTTTTGTACACAGATTTTTTCTTACAATGAAGTACCAGTTCCTTAAGGGAAGAATAAATAGCAGGATTGATCAGCTTCTTCGCTTACTGTGTGGTGATGTCCAAAAATATTACAGGTAAATATATTTAGCTGTATATATAGTTCaatgtattacttttattatggtGCTAAATTGTAATTGCCAATTACAGAAATCATGTGACATATAGAATCATGTGATAATATTGCATAGAGATCATCTCTGGCCACTACCTATTGCCATTATCAGCTTGTTTGGATACAGGAAGCTCTTGAATAAACATTCACTGTTGTCTATGACATTATCTTTTCCTTAGCACAAATCATTCAGTAAAAAGGTCTGTCAGCTCCCAGCTTCCTTTTTTCCTTAATTATTTTATAGCCTATAAAATCTATACAAATGTTTAAGGGTATTTGCTTTTTTCAGTCATTTCATTTTTACAATAGTTTACCATTTCCTAACTTGTTCTTTTATTTCATTGTTCAGTTACCTGGATGACCTCACAGAAACTGGACGAATCAAAGGAGCAAACACTGAAGAGACCACTAATGCCGCCCATTCTATGATTGCAAAAGGCCTGGGTGCAAAAGTGGAGATAAAAAATGGAGTGTGTTTGGTTCCACCCGACACAAGCACACAATGTCACAGTGTGGACTTGGTCATGCACAAATGCGACTGCAAAAGATTCCAATGTGGATGTGTGTGCAAACACTTAATTTTTTCACAGAACATTGCAGAGAAACAAGGACTTATAATTCAAGATCTTAGGGCAGAAGTagcaaaaaaaattgttgacAGTGAAATCCTACCTCAGGGTCGATGAAAACCTTACTGTCTATCATTCTGATGGGAGTGTAGAATTTGTAAGTTGTAAAGGGACCAAATTTTGCACATGCATTGCGAATAGCCATGGAGaggtatgtgtatgtatattggTTCACAACATTCTGTACCCAACATCATCTGAGAACATATCTGATGATTCACACTGCTTTAGGTCCAGTGAGAGAAAACAAGTTACACTGCAAGCCATGCTTACAGATCTCCATGAGTGGAGCAAATCAGAAAAATTTTGTGAGGATAATGAAGTGTACAGGTTAGTTGAAAGAGCACACAAGTTAGTTTTTTCACAGTTTACTAAACTgtcaagaaaaagaaaagtgaCTGCACTTCATAATTATCGTAAAAGGGTCAAAAAAGCAAAAGATGTAGTCACTGTAACCTACATGgtcaaaaagaagaaaaaacgtGTTTGATCTTGTAgagataagaaatgtttcattgATGAAACAATCACTATTTGCTTTGCCTagccaaaatgttttttttttcctcttgctGCTACTGTCTTTTTTCAATGAGTGTTGTACAGATACTTTGTATAAGAACAAATTAAAGGAACAAATATGAATTGTAAGtaattgagattaaaaaaaataaataaaaaacacagttctttgtaatgttttattaatttttttttgtacagcTGAACATCAAGAAACAAGAGTTTGAAACAATACAAGTAAACAAAATAAAGTGGGGGAACCTTACTCATCTGTggagtctttttttttcagtgctcTCATCTTTTCCTTAAGACACGCATCTATCAACGAAAAAGTGCCATTTATTACGGCAGGACCAAGACCATGTGTTGCCAGGTCAAATGTGTCCCAATTTTTCTCTAGAGCAGCCTTTACTTCTTTCAATGTCTTCCTGCAATAGAAAATACAAAAAGCTATTTAGTTTTCCAGTTCAActgatcattgaatcattaagttaaagggttagttcacccaaaaaagaaaatcaacatttattactcgccctcatgtcattctacacccataagatcttcattcatcttcagaacacaaattaagatatttttgatgaaatccaatggctcagtgaggcctgcattgccagcaagacaattaacactttcagatgcccagaaaggtactaaagacatatataaaacaggtcatgtgactacggtggttcaaccttaatgttatgaagcagggacgtgcacaggaattttgaggggcagttgctctgacctaaaaaaagggcactcccctaccattattttcctaataattcaatggcccgtcatcaattattccttacttacagcttaaatagtgttttgacatagacaacccaagtgcattttacctcaaacttgcatCTAGTTAACTTGCTAcagtagcaatcgcttctcgggtcgacattaacacactgacaaaattatattcagaattaaaaatatttttataccactttttaatgtgtgattgtgtaaaggttttcacgagataccaacctttcgcgaacttgcttccaacactcgttctcaattctcatggaggcgcggtgtgcacggaggggaggggctgtgtgcgcgcgcgagtatgtgagagagacgcgtgagtgagagacgcagggaaatgaaatgcagctgaacgtttgctctatgaaagacattgacaaagacgaaaactaaggacatttaatctataattttattttattttagttcgttttgccaaacacacattacagttttggttagttatgtttttttgtaatgccttgtttttatttttatttcagttaacgatgttttttcccacctagttttcgttttttcgttcgttttcgttaacgattataaccttactcacctttccgacaacgttaagtcgtctcacccgacaaccgcaacaatctccttctagtgccgctcatgcaggctcagcttctttttttttttttttttatctaggcctacgtgaaattctgcatccattgtacgatttttttatttctttttttccacctcagaagggcaacgtgagtcgagaagggcatatgggaagttgcccgggcaacctgagcaacccccctgtgcatgtccctgttatgaagtgacgagaatactttttgtgtgccaaaaatgacaaaataatgactttattaaacaatatctagtgatggtgaTTTCAAaccactgcttcatgaagcttcaaatctTTACAAATCTTCTGTTTCATATAagagatttcatcaaaaatatcttaatttgtgttctgaggatgaacgaatgtcttacgggtttggaacgacatgagggtgagtaattaatgactgaattttaattttttgatgaactatccctttaacatcaaGTGTAGtaataaattgttattaaaTTACCTGCAGTCTTCGGTTTTGACGATGGCAGCATGGACATTCCCCTCTTCTAGTAAGGCTTCACCCACCCTTTTCTGGGGGATGAATTTTGTGGCAAGAAACATTACGTCCCCAGCCAGATCCTTGCATTCatctaaaatacaaataaatacaacagcaaaattatttgtaataatgtccAACTTAGAAGCAGtacaacaaaataacaaaagatgAAGTATGTGGATACACTCACCATCCACCTTATTAAGACCACCTGTCATATGGCAGCAGCATAATGTAAACATAACAACAACATGCAGATACATTTCAAGAGCTTCGGTTAATGATGTTCACATCAACTATCAGAATCAACAACACAATAaccgtggcatggttgttggtgccataTTTCAGATCCTGCTGATATACTGGgatgtttctcacacaaaagtCTCTGAGTTTGCACAGAATggtacaaaaaatattaaataagcaATAATTATGGGGGTGCAAATGCCTAATCTGAGGCACAGAAACTGTAcagttgaacaaaaaaaaaatcacctttttCAGTCTTCAATTGTCCAGTGAGTGTGCCCATGAAATCTGCAGATTCTTATTCATGGCTGCTGTTAGAGCCCATCCACTTTAAGGTTCAATGTCTTATACGTGCTAAGATGATTTTCTTCTCACCACAGTCATAAAGAGTGATCATGAGTTGCTACCCCCAAACCCCACCCAACTATTCTGTGTTGTTTGAGAAATTCTCAGGAGAcccagtttctgaaatactgaaATTCAAATCAGCCCATCTGGAACCAAAAACCatgtcacagttaaaatcacAGATCACATTTTTCCCATTCTGATGATTGATGTGCTTTTGACCTGTATCTGTATGATTTTATGCAGGGTGCAGTTGCCATATGATTGGCTGACTGTATGACTCTATGAAGGACATGGTGTACAGGAGTTCCTATTAAAGTGGACAGTGAGTGTTGTAgcatctggaccaatcagccacacaattattcattgtatttaatgaattacccataaactcactctcactatcaaagttctctgaactcatccccctaaaactgcaaccagCATCCCAAGTGTAGCTAGCACACAGGCAcaactaggtgtcctgttacagttatatggtacttttatgatccagaagaatgctgtagagactagtgactcattcttcctgagaaggacaaataaactctcttaatcctatgtattctctatataaccacttgggaaatgtataaacatgttttggtattaatgttccatagttgcaaatgtatagttaactgagatcacattggcaacatgtttggtatctacggactccatctttaatttcctatttggtaattcatgttacatgttactaactctgtgacatgttAGTATTATAGGAATCTAGAGGGTTCTTCTCTCAaacatccaatccagtgtcttatgctaatatcttgctacagaacaaagactcgtaaaacttccctccGAGGGggcaactccttattggctcagacacctcaagagggtgtgacatcttcaccctttataTACACTGATCACAAGACCAAGCCCTCTCTTcctgctcttcctcctcttcttctttttttactgacaaatgctgacgtcAAGATGACGCTGTAaaaagctagaagcttctaaggaaccccaagcttgtgccaggcctcggcctagaccttccattcaccaaagatcctctgaatccaactggttctctttcatcaagacaatatcagcaaagattcaacgggagcctccacaaattgcatcaggacagttttaattcaacttggagagacatgcaagtatcaaacttagtctcattatcggatacattgagtatccttacccctttgaaagaagggcctgttaaaactaaactgatgttttgctcaaggctgttgatctgctgaaatgtacaacaatgctgtaacctcttgcttcctgtactctgctttagccctctctctcttggtaaactgtatgcatgtatgtgtgtgaatgttagagtagtttaagtctttagtctagttaataaagtcttgttcatgtcacacgtaaggttgtctgtgttttgcgctcatatacgggagtccctattcatgtcggtcctgactacaggcttttagtagaataagattgttatttcccataacctggaaatgaacatttcttagaattaataaacaattaacactgtgtgttcattgaacaacaggttaattgattgtaatattaattttattacattaagttaattttattaactgattaaaatattaataattaattataactagttataattaattattcatatttattttgagctaatttgctacagtGTATATTCCAAAACTGGTAGTAAAACATAGCAAATCAGGCTATTAACATAATATATTGACCTATTTTggtaaaactgaacacctcataGTGGCAAGACAACTTGTCTACgattatatttactttttatttatacatttatataactgTATAACAATACAGTTATAAGTAATGTGGAATTTCAGTGGAAgttatattgttataaaattttactattataaagAAACTTATGATTCAAAACCACAAAACAAGGATACTGGTCTCAGAATTCCCTTTAGagttattactattactatattTTTACCTTCACAAAGTTTGGAGCACTGTGAAGTTAACTTTGTGCGCTTTGAGGGGTTCACCTCCAACTCTGCCAGCGTCtctgtaattttctttttttgtcccTTGGCCTTCCGTAGATAAGCCACTACAGTGTTTGCAGAGTAACTCTCTGGGGGAGAGCACCTCCTCTGTAGTTCATCTGATGTGACCAGGTATCTGAAATATCAATGTGTTATGTACATTATAATAATCCTTGAAAAGGCAGAGGTgctttatctttaaaaaaaaatctttagagTATACAAAAGAAAGAAGGATTTGAACCATGGCAATAAGATAATTaacttgattttttaaaataactgatatACAGCATAATTTGCTATAATTAATAacccatttatatatatacaggtgctagtcatataattagaatatcatcaaaaagttgatttatttcactaattccattcaaaaagtgaaacttgtatattatattcattcattacacacagactgatatatttcaaatgtttatttcttttaattttgatgattataactgacaactaaggaaaatcccaaattcagtatctcagaaaattagaatattacttaagaccaataaaatgaaaggatttttagaaatcttggccaactgaaaagtatgaacatgaaaagtatgagcatgtacagcactcagtACTTAGttgggctccttttgcctgaattactgcagcaatgcggcgtggcatggagtcgatcagtctgtggcactgctcaggtgttatgagagcccaggttgctctgatagtggccttcagctcttctgcattgtttggtctggcatatcgcatcttcctcttcacaataccccatagattttctatggggttaaggtcaggcgagtttgctggccaattaagaacagggatatcatggtccttaaaccaggtactggtagctttggcactgtgtgcaggttgaaacccatgtcttgcatacatctgtgcgtagtggttcttgaagctctgactccagctgcagtccactctttgtgaatctcccccaaatttttgaatgggttttgtttcataatcctctccagggtgcggttatccctattgcttgtacacttttttctaccacatcttttccttcccttcgcctctctattaaagggatagttcacccaaaaatgaaaatttgatgtgtaTCTGCTTagccccagggcatccaagatgtaggtgactttgtttcttcagtcgaacacaaatgatgatttttaactgcaaccgctgccatctgtcagtcttataacaTGAGTGGATGGGAACTCGAAGAATAACAGTCTAAaacacttccatagacaaatccaaattaaaccctgcggctcgtgacgacacattgatgtcctaagactcgaaatgattggtttgtgtgagaaaccgaacagtatttatatataattttacctctaaaacaccactatgtccaactgcattctgtactcgtttagtgaggtctgtggcatatacttcaatgaatgcgagacatcactgtcgttgtcagagcgcgatcagacctcactaaacgaatgctgaacgcagttggacatagtggtgctTTAGAGGATATTGGATATTGAtgattatatgaccagcacctgtatatattaggggtgtgatgagacgggtatctcacgagacgagacgagactcaaGATTGAGTTCatgagacaagatttttacacactatttttaagaaatcctcaatggcgaaatacatgactagaaaaaatattctgcaagtgtatttgaaatgttttaactaatcatcttgtaatgaatatCATTTCATTTCTACTTTCTGATTATGAattcatatgcagtaaaagacaatactcaagtacagtaaaaggttttgccactaactcaactgactgacttctcttttgtatgatttcagtctcttcagaccttactgtacatgatttatgagtttctacaacttttgaccacctaactgaactcctttccacaaactgaccatagaaataaaaacagtataaataaaaatggtaacactttacaataaggtctcatttattaacattaatgtattaaccaacatcaacaatgagcaatgtatgtgctacagtatttattaatctttatgttagttaataaaaatagtcattcattgttagttcatgatagttcacagtgcattaactaatgttaacaaacgaaaccttactgtttgtgcttaataagattaaaggtgcccaagaacatgtttttaaaagatgtaatataagtctaaggtgtcccctgaatgtgtctgtgaagtttcagctcaaaataccccatagtttgtttttttttttataaatttttttaactgcctattttggggcatcattataaaatgCACCGATTTATGcagcgcggcccctttaaatctcgtgttctccgccccaagagctcgcgcttgccttaaacagctataaacaaagttcacacagctaatataaccctcaaaatggatctttacaaagtgttcgtcatgcaacatgtctaatcgcgtgagtatttatttggatgtttacatttgattctgaatgagtttgatagtgctccgtggctaaagctaacattacacactgttggagagatttataaagaatgaagttgtgtttatgaattatacagactgcaagtgtttaaaactgaaaataacaacagtcttgtctccgtgaatacagtaagaaacgatggtaactttaaccacatttaacagtacattagcaacatgctaataaaacatttagaaagactatata
This is a stretch of genomic DNA from Megalobrama amblycephala isolate DHTTF-2021 unplaced genomic scaffold, ASM1881202v1 scaffold585, whole genome shotgun sequence. It encodes these proteins:
- the LOC125262069 gene encoding uncharacterized protein LOC125262069, producing the protein MENIWLEGIRRKLKKLRDVRVIQEVIPFSGEETDFMQGYIKKLEEETKSTFKSAVSTHKDYFYFACERSTKASGKSKGEPTKTRANSCKAYVSFKIIKDGSFTGAVVNKMLQHNGHDVCMKEEGVKNRIDPELLTFIEMWLDQGLSISETLLKCVDWAERHGHMDKYNRRYYVTPEDIRLIKKTSNALSFPDAKDCISVDKLITSELQEHICYYQPLSENQPLIIVVQTPWQKDILREHPHTMVFMDATYKAMTSYGYAFYALLLTNSIGRAVPFAYFIISEESADILALCLEKLVNHNPGFLPRSIMIDRDLKELNAIRRVFPTAKVLLCWFHVLQAVHRWMVKRDGGNLPVNQRNLVIQAMVAMKSCLTEEEFNSMSSRKCEELDTCLGSSHVSTYLKNQWICFGDLWSNFGRSFYHHNSETNNKAERFFLTMKYQFLKGRINSRIDQLLRLLCGDVQKYYSYLDDLTETGRIKGANTEETTNAAHSMIAKGLGAKVEIKNGVCLVPPDTSTQCHSVDLVMHKCDCKRFQCGCVCKHLIFSQNIAEKQGLIIQDLRAEVAKKIVDSEILPQGR